In Pseudomonadota bacterium, the following proteins share a genomic window:
- a CDS encoding PTS sugar transporter subunit IIB codes for MKKGTHVRIDNRLLHGQVVQFWIPSLEVQRLVIADEATAMDRTLVSLYRMVMPKNVALDVVTPADLGQALASDEAAASTLVLLGNVADAVSARRGGFAFDRLTIGNVHAGGERTRVTDSVFLSEEELASLLELKRGGAAVEIQSFPGEQFRLELDDRGGPVWVKR; via the coding sequence ATGAAAAAGGGTACTCACGTCCGAATCGACAATCGCCTGCTCCACGGACAGGTGGTCCAGTTCTGGATCCCGTCGCTCGAGGTGCAGCGCCTCGTCATCGCCGACGAGGCGACCGCAATGGATCGGACGCTCGTCTCGCTCTACCGCATGGTGATGCCGAAGAACGTCGCGCTCGACGTCGTGACGCCCGCGGACCTCGGCCAGGCGCTCGCCTCCGACGAGGCGGCGGCCTCGACGCTCGTCCTGCTCGGAAACGTCGCGGACGCGGTCTCGGCGCGGCGCGGCGGGTTCGCGTTCGATAGGCTGACGATCGGGAACGTCCACGCCGGAGGCGAAAGGACGCGGGTCACGGACTCGGTCTTCCTGTCCGAGGAGGAGCTCGCCTCGCTGCTCGAGCTGAAGAGGGGGGGAGCGGCGGTGGAGATCCAGTCGTTCCCCGGGGAGCAGTTCCGGCTGGAGCTCGACGACCGCGGGGGCCCGGTCTGGGTGAAGCGCTGA
- a CDS encoding HPr family phosphocarrier protein codes for MSTTAATALTVVNELGLHARAATVLVRLAAGFESELYLGKDGHEVNGKSIMGVLLLTATKGSRIEIRAVGDDAEALIAAVSRLFADRFGESA; via the coding sequence ATGAGCACGACGGCGGCCACGGCGCTGACCGTCGTCAACGAGCTCGGGCTCCACGCCCGCGCCGCGACGGTATTGGTGCGCCTCGCCGCAGGCTTCGAGAGCGAGCTGTACCTCGGCAAGGACGGCCACGAGGTGAACGGGAAGAGCATCATGGGCGTCCTGCTCCTCACCGCGACGAAGGGCTCGCGGATCGAGATCCGCGCGGTGGGAGACGACGCCGAGGCGCTCATCGCGGCCGTCTCGCGCCTGTTCGCCGACAGGTTCGGAGAGTCGGCGTGA
- the raiA gene encoding ribosome-associated translation inhibitor RaiA, which yields MTFRHLEPTDAMKELVEEKVAKVKKYIQGPFEASVVLSVERYLHACDVTILASGATYKGREESDDMYTSIDKVMEKIERQIDKTKGRRRAGRSA from the coding sequence ATGACGTTCCGGCATCTGGAGCCGACCGACGCGATGAAGGAGCTCGTGGAGGAGAAGGTCGCGAAGGTGAAGAAGTACATCCAGGGTCCGTTCGAGGCCTCGGTGGTCCTCTCCGTCGAGAGATATCTGCACGCCTGTGACGTCACGATTCTAGCCAGCGGCGCCACCTACAAGGGCCGCGAGGAGAGCGACGACATGTACACCTCCATCGACAAGGTGATGGAGAAGATCGAGCGCCAGATCGACAAGACGAAGGGGAGGCGGCGGGCCGGCAGGTCCGCGTAG
- a CDS encoding PTS sugar transporter subunit IIA produces the protein MSAGAPIGVVICCHGEMAAGLRSAAEMIVGPQEGLAVVGVRPADGREDVEASLATAATMVDRGAGVLVLTDLPGGTPCVEAARRRGASYEMIAGVNLPALVEVLMGRADAPDVHALAEVAAEIGRRHVASGRELFGPQKGGL, from the coding sequence ATGAGCGCCGGGGCGCCGATAGGTGTCGTGATCTGCTGCCACGGCGAGATGGCCGCGGGGCTCAGGAGCGCCGCGGAGATGATCGTGGGGCCGCAGGAAGGCCTGGCGGTCGTCGGGGTGCGGCCGGCGGACGGACGCGAAGACGTGGAGGCGTCGCTCGCGACCGCGGCTACTATGGTCGATCGCGGCGCCGGGGTGCTCGTGCTGACCGACCTCCCGGGCGGCACCCCGTGCGTCGAGGCGGCGCGCCGCCGCGGGGCGTCGTACGAGATGATCGCAGGCGTCAACCTGCCGGCGCTCGTGGAGGTCTTGATGGGCCGAGCGGACGCGCCCGACGTCCACGCGCTCGCCGAGGTCGCCGCGGAGATCGGGAGGAGGCACGTCGCCTCCGGAAGAGAGCTGTTCGGGCCGCAGAAGGGAGGCCTATGA
- a CDS encoding PTS sugar transporter subunit IIA encodes MNLTDFISERSVSCELVSTDKKRVLAELSALLAAGSRGVRDEEIVEILEERERVATTGIGGGVAIPHGKAPGIPRLVAAVGVSREGVPFDAIDGEDVHIFVAVLSPASGGAGEHLKILAALSRLLKEPAFRDELVAQRSAAGILAAIAAAEKGS; translated from the coding sequence ATGAACCTGACCGACTTCATCTCGGAGCGATCCGTCTCCTGCGAGCTCGTGTCGACGGACAAGAAGCGCGTCCTCGCGGAGCTGAGCGCCCTGCTCGCCGCGGGGTCGCGCGGCGTCCGCGACGAGGAGATCGTCGAGATCCTCGAGGAGCGCGAGCGCGTGGCGACCACCGGAATCGGCGGCGGCGTCGCCATCCCGCACGGCAAGGCGCCCGGGATCCCTCGCCTCGTCGCCGCGGTCGGCGTGTCGCGCGAGGGCGTGCCGTTCGACGCGATCGACGGCGAGGACGTCCACATCTTCGTCGCCGTCCTGTCACCGGCGAGCGGGGGCGCCGGCGAGCACCTCAAGATCCTCGCCGCGCTGTCGCGCCTGCTCAAGGAGCCGGCGTTCCGGGACGAGCTCGTGGCGCAACGCTCCGCCGCGGGGATCCTCGCCGCGATCGCAGCCGCGGAGAAGGGGAGCTGA